The Microbacterium sp. KUDC0406 genome includes a window with the following:
- a CDS encoding ABC transporter ATP-binding protein — protein MADGAIVCEGLVRIFTAQGVEVQALQGLELRMSAGEMVALVGASGSGKSTLLGILAGLDRPTAGAARVAGHDLVTMRGAERLEYRRRSVGFVWQQSARNLLPYLSARENIAMVHEVAGVVPRAERAGTGDELLEQLGAAEVADKRPADMSGGQRQRVAIAVALANRPRVLLADEPTGELDEVTSAEVLGAMEAVNRERGVTTLIVTHDVAVTEHVERTVRIRDGRTSTETLRRSGTDEAGRSVRTAQEYAVLDRAGRMQLPVDFVAALDLRERVKLTLEPDHVRVAPGQDDPVPDDQGEDA, from the coding sequence ATGGCCGACGGAGCGATCGTGTGCGAGGGCCTCGTGCGGATCTTCACCGCGCAGGGCGTCGAGGTGCAGGCGCTGCAGGGTCTGGAGCTGCGGATGTCGGCGGGGGAGATGGTCGCTCTCGTCGGCGCCTCCGGCTCCGGCAAGAGCACACTGCTGGGAATCCTCGCCGGGCTCGACCGGCCGACCGCCGGGGCGGCCCGCGTCGCCGGGCACGACCTGGTGACGATGAGGGGTGCGGAACGGCTGGAGTACCGCAGGCGCAGCGTCGGGTTCGTCTGGCAGCAGTCCGCCCGCAACCTGCTGCCCTACCTGTCGGCGCGCGAGAACATCGCGATGGTGCACGAGGTCGCCGGTGTGGTGCCGCGCGCGGAGCGCGCGGGGACCGGCGACGAGCTGCTCGAACAGCTCGGAGCCGCCGAGGTCGCCGACAAGCGCCCGGCGGACATGTCCGGCGGGCAGCGGCAGCGGGTGGCGATCGCCGTCGCGCTGGCGAACAGGCCGCGCGTGCTGCTGGCGGATGAGCCCACCGGCGAGCTCGACGAGGTGACCAGTGCCGAGGTGCTCGGCGCGATGGAGGCGGTGAACCGGGAGCGCGGCGTGACCACCCTCATCGTGACGCACGACGTCGCGGTGACCGAGCACGTGGAGCGCACGGTGCGGATCCGTGACGGCCGCACGTCGACCGAGACGCTGCGCCGCAGCGGGACCGACGAGGCTGGGCGCTCGGTGCGCACCGCGCAGGAGTACGCGGTGCTGGACCGCGCCGGACGGATGCAGCTGCCGGTGGACTTCGTCGCGGCGCTGGATCTGCGCGAGCGGGTGAAGCTCACCCTCGAACCCGATCATGTTCGAGTGGCACCAGGTCAGGACGATCCGGTGCCTGAC